From the genome of Streptomyces sp. NBC_01341, one region includes:
- a CDS encoding BlaI/MecI/CopY family transcriptional regulator, with translation MTGQNQGGAARQPRRRGQGELESQVLAELRRAPHPVNAGWVQERLGGGLAYTTVITILTRLHVKGVVERERSGRSFAWTATADESGLAALRMRKVLDAEADREAVLASFVTALPPGDERLLRDLLAAAADEGED, from the coding sequence ATGACCGGCCAGAACCAGGGCGGTGCCGCTCGGCAGCCCCGCCGCAGGGGGCAGGGAGAGCTCGAGAGCCAGGTGCTGGCGGAGCTGCGACGCGCCCCGCACCCCGTGAACGCCGGCTGGGTCCAGGAGCGTCTCGGCGGCGGTCTCGCCTACACGACGGTCATCACCATCCTCACCCGGCTCCACGTCAAGGGCGTTGTGGAGCGCGAGCGTTCGGGCCGTTCCTTCGCGTGGACCGCCACCGCGGACGAGTCGGGTCTGGCCGCCCTGCGCATGCGCAAGGTGCTCGACGCGGAGGCGGACCGCGAGGCGGTGCTGGCGAGTTTCGTGACCGCGCTGCCCCCGGGCGACGAGCGGCTGCTCAGGGATCTGCTCGCAGCGGCGGCCGACGAAGGGGAAGACTGA
- a CDS encoding M56 family metallopeptidase, whose product MGIFVFLPMVLPLSAWPVARLAEQHLHPRTATWLLSGVASVLAVCSTLSLVLMVVVGTAQLPGNPLPDGWSDPEVREAVPYDEIAGRVAIPLLLAVFVSCGWTAARHFLVRRRAHLALAGLPPRQVALLPDVTPYAYALPGGPRGRVVVTTGMLAALGAAERRALFAHERAHLAGAHHRFLLTVRLAARANPFLCPLRTAVGYTSERWADEEAALAVGDRRSVARAIGKAALLSPGAPLSPFAALAAPGPVPRRVAALLGPAPCARALPPLSTTVGLAVWGAAAGAAFSALASANAAVTLFFILKAATPL is encoded by the coding sequence ATGGGCATCTTCGTCTTCCTGCCTATGGTGCTGCCCCTGAGCGCCTGGCCGGTCGCACGCCTGGCCGAGCAGCACCTGCACCCGCGCACCGCGACCTGGCTCCTCTCGGGTGTCGCGTCCGTCCTCGCCGTGTGCAGCACGCTGTCACTCGTCCTGATGGTGGTGGTCGGAACCGCGCAACTGCCCGGCAATCCCCTGCCCGACGGGTGGTCCGACCCCGAGGTGCGGGAGGCCGTGCCGTACGACGAAATCGCAGGGAGGGTTGCCATTCCGCTGCTGCTCGCCGTGTTCGTCTCCTGCGGCTGGACGGCCGCGCGCCACTTCCTGGTGCGCCGACGGGCGCATCTCGCGCTGGCGGGGCTGCCGCCGAGGCAGGTGGCACTCCTGCCCGACGTGACGCCGTACGCGTACGCCCTCCCCGGCGGGCCGCGTGGCAGGGTCGTCGTCACCACCGGCATGCTCGCCGCCCTCGGCGCGGCCGAGCGGCGCGCGCTGTTCGCCCACGAGCGGGCACACCTGGCCGGGGCGCACCACCGCTTCCTGCTGACGGTGCGACTGGCCGCGCGCGCGAACCCGTTCCTGTGCCCGCTGCGGACGGCGGTCGGCTACACGAGCGAGCGCTGGGCCGACGAGGAGGCGGCGCTCGCGGTGGGGGACCGGCGCAGCGTGGCCCGGGCGATCGGCAAGGCCGCCCTGTTGTCCCCGGGCGCCCCGCTCTCCCCGTTCGCGGCGCTGGCGGCCCCCGGGCCCGTCCCGCGCCGGGTGGCGGCGCTGCTCGGCCCGGCGCCCTGTGCCCGGGCGTTGCCCCCGCTGTCCACGACCGTGGGGCTGGCCGTGTGGGGTGCGGCGGCCGGTGCGGCGTTCTCCGCCCTTGCGTCGGCGAACGCGGCCGTCACCCTGTTCTTCATCCTGAAGGCCGCCACGCCCCTCTAG
- a CDS encoding aldehyde dehydrogenase family protein, protein MKTRLDDPRTGLPRGTALLSREPEVGAAVAAGRAALGAWSSLTPRERAGRLDRLAALIEQDSARYVARERAGTGKPDAETAGELAQVADLFRFYATAARARTAPAAGALVAGHESWVRWEPMGVVGVVVPWNYPLMMAAWRCAPALAAGNTVVVKPAETTPDSVELLAEHAALALGEGVLQSLPGDRLTGRLLVGSPVDMVAFTGSGRAGLDVTARAGTRRTSLELGGNAPALVLPDAPGDTFASLAGAATYNAGQSCAAPARVITLTENYEATVTGLAAAMGARLAGRDFGPLNNPEQAARYDALVAASAAKRRQAAGTSVGPGEEGGHWRPALVLADLPEDDPAVVEEVFGPLLTVQHAPTVDAALRLANSVPQALAASAWTTDLGTGLDVAGRLDAGEVWLNCHLVQTAELPHGGRGSSGHGTDLSALALQEYQRPKTVTVRLPPRAGEVSR, encoded by the coding sequence ATGAAGACCCGACTCGACGACCCGCGCACGGGCCTGCCCCGCGGGACGGCCCTCCTGTCACGCGAACCGGAGGTCGGGGCCGCCGTGGCGGCAGGCCGCGCGGCGCTCGGGGCGTGGAGTTCCCTGACCCCGCGGGAGCGGGCCGGCCGGCTGGACCGGCTGGCGGCCCTGATCGAGCAGGACAGCGCTCGCTACGTCGCCCGGGAGCGCGCCGGGACCGGTAAGCCGGACGCGGAGACGGCCGGCGAGCTGGCGCAGGTGGCGGACCTGTTCCGCTTCTACGCGACGGCTGCGCGCGCCAGGACGGCCCCCGCCGCGGGCGCTCTGGTGGCCGGGCACGAGAGCTGGGTGCGCTGGGAGCCCATGGGCGTGGTCGGTGTGGTCGTGCCCTGGAACTACCCGTTGATGATGGCCGCCTGGCGCTGCGCCCCCGCCCTCGCCGCAGGCAACACGGTGGTCGTGAAGCCCGCCGAGACCACTCCGGACAGTGTGGAACTCCTGGCGGAGCACGCCGCCCTGGCCCTGGGCGAAGGCGTCCTCCAGTCACTTCCCGGGGACCGTCTGACGGGCCGGCTGCTGGTCGGGTCACCTGTGGACATGGTCGCCTTCACGGGCAGCGGCCGGGCGGGCCTGGACGTGACGGCACGGGCGGGGACGCGCCGGACCAGCCTGGAGCTGGGAGGCAACGCGCCGGCCCTCGTCCTCCCGGACGCTCCCGGGGACACGTTCGCGTCGCTCGCCGGGGCGGCGACGTACAACGCGGGACAGAGCTGCGCGGCCCCGGCCCGGGTCATCACCCTCACCGAGAACTACGAGGCGACGGTCACCGGGCTGGCCGCGGCGATGGGGGCGCGGCTGGCCGGCCGCGACTTCGGGCCGCTGAACAACCCGGAGCAGGCGGCCCGTTACGACGCCCTGGTCGCGGCCTCGGCGGCGAAGCGGCGGCAGGCGGCGGGGACCTCGGTCGGGCCGGGCGAGGAGGGCGGCCACTGGCGGCCGGCCCTGGTCCTGGCGGACCTGCCGGAGGACGACCCGGCCGTCGTCGAGGAGGTCTTCGGCCCGCTCCTCACGGTCCAGCACGCCCCGACGGTCGACGCCGCGCTGCGCCTCGCGAACAGCGTCCCCCAGGCCCTGGCGGCCAGTGCCTGGACGACGGACCTCGGTACGGGCCTCGATGTCGCGGGGCGTCTGGACGCGGGCGAGGTCTGGCTCAACTGCCATCTGGTGCAGACGGCGGAGCTCCCCCACGGGGGCCGTGGCTCGTCCGGCCACGGAACGGACCTGAGCGCCCTGGCCCTCCAGGAGTACCAGCGGCCCAAGACGGTGACCGTCCGCCTGCCGCCGCGCGCGGGAGAGGTGTCCCGGTAG